The Exiguobacterium acetylicum genome includes a window with the following:
- a CDS encoding Rqc2 family fibronectin-binding protein: MAFDGLMTTRVVEELQPLVGGRINKVYQPYTLDLVFQVRAERKNVLLLASANAMYARMHITSESVSNPSEPPLFCMMLRKHVEGGFIESIEQLERDRIIVLRVRSRNELGDEEAKKIYVELMGRHSNIILTDGQDKILDAIKHLPLSQNTFRTIMPGMTYQLPPAQDKVDPLTGDIEKTLHRIDWNAGKLDRQLLGLFSGLSPQIAKEVVTRAGLANRTNLATAFQDVLNELNGPYVLQRMEGGKERFAPVRLTEGSIIDEKTFETSGQVLDAFFHQKANRDRVKQQAADLERFIKSEYDKNILKRSKLEKDLEATLRMDEWKHKGELLTTYLYQLERGMKEATVVDYYDPDGAEITITLDPRFSPNENAQRYYKRYNKLKTAKVEVARQLEKNQAEITYFESLLAQLDVASPEDIREMREELVEEGYLRERQKKKKKPQLPQLEEYRSSTGLSFFVGKNNKQNDYATFKFGRRSDTWLHTKDIPGSHVIIQSDAPDETTLKEAAIVAAYYSKARESSQVPVDFTELRYVKKPSGAKPGFVIYTDQTTLYVTPDPDIVQSLRQ, encoded by the coding sequence ATGGCTTTTGACGGATTGATGACGACACGTGTCGTCGAAGAACTCCAACCGCTCGTCGGAGGACGGATCAATAAGGTATACCAGCCTTATACATTGGATTTAGTATTCCAGGTCCGGGCTGAGCGAAAAAACGTATTATTGCTCGCCTCTGCGAATGCCATGTATGCACGGATGCACATTACATCGGAATCGGTCAGCAACCCGAGTGAACCTCCACTCTTTTGTATGATGCTCCGCAAGCATGTCGAAGGTGGGTTCATTGAATCGATCGAACAACTGGAACGTGACCGGATCATCGTCTTACGTGTCCGGTCCCGGAACGAGCTCGGTGATGAGGAAGCGAAAAAAATCTATGTCGAGTTGATGGGACGTCACTCGAATATTATTTTGACGGACGGACAGGATAAGATTCTCGATGCAATCAAACACTTGCCCCTCAGTCAAAATACATTCCGGACGATTATGCCGGGCATGACCTATCAACTCCCACCGGCACAGGATAAAGTGGATCCGCTCACGGGAGATATCGAAAAGACACTCCACCGGATTGACTGGAATGCCGGTAAACTAGATCGACAGTTACTTGGTCTATTCAGTGGTCTGTCTCCACAAATTGCAAAGGAAGTCGTTACGCGGGCAGGTCTTGCGAACCGGACGAACCTTGCTACTGCTTTCCAAGATGTCTTAAATGAACTAAACGGTCCTTATGTATTGCAACGGATGGAAGGCGGCAAGGAACGCTTTGCACCGGTCCGCTTAACGGAAGGATCGATCATCGACGAGAAGACGTTCGAGACAAGTGGTCAAGTTCTCGACGCCTTCTTCCATCAAAAAGCAAACCGCGATCGTGTGAAACAACAGGCAGCCGACCTCGAACGGTTCATTAAGAGTGAATACGATAAGAATATCTTAAAACGCTCAAAACTCGAAAAAGATTTAGAAGCGACGTTACGGATGGACGAGTGGAAACATAAAGGGGAACTGTTGACGACCTATCTCTATCAGCTCGAACGTGGGATGAAGGAAGCGACCGTCGTCGATTACTATGATCCAGACGGTGCTGAAATTACGATCACGCTTGATCCTCGTTTTTCACCGAACGAGAACGCACAACGTTATTACAAACGATATAACAAATTAAAAACTGCCAAAGTCGAAGTCGCGCGCCAGCTTGAGAAGAATCAGGCTGAAATTACGTATTTCGAAAGCTTGCTTGCCCAACTCGATGTCGCATCTCCAGAAGATATTCGGGAAATGCGTGAGGAACTCGTCGAAGAAGGTTATCTACGCGAACGGCAAAAGAAGAAAAAGAAACCGCAACTCCCACAACTCGAAGAATATCGTTCTTCGACCGGTCTCTCGTTCTTCGTCGGAAAAAACAATAAACAAAATGATTACGCAACATTCAAGTTTGGACGCCGGTCCGATACATGGCTACACACGAAGGATATCCCAGGTTCACACGTCATCATTCAAAGTGATGCTCCGGATGAGACGACGCTAAAAGAAGCAGCAATCGTTGCCGCTTACTACTCGAAAGCACGTGAATCAAGCCAAGTTCCCGTTGATTTTACGGAGTTACGTTATGTCAAAAAACCGAGTGGTGCAAAACCTGGATTCGTCATCTATACGGACCAAACGACGCTTTATGTCACACCTGATCCAGATATCGTTCAATCCTTACGTCAATGA
- the coaBC gene encoding bifunctional phosphopantothenoylcysteine decarboxylase/phosphopantothenate--cysteine ligase CoaBC, producing MLTNRNILLCVGGGIASYKSAALASKLVQAGAHVQVAMTRNAQQFVGKTTFEALTRKAVYDNVFIEHDPSKIAHIDLADEADLIVVAPATANLIAKLAHGIADDFITTTILAATCPVIVAPAMNVNMLEHPATVRNIEQLKQDGVQVIAPGVGNLACGWVGKGRLPEPEDLVATLSTFFEEKYLAGRKVLISAGPTVERIDPVRYLTNDSSGKTGIALAEAARDAGADVTLVHGPLRIGLPTGVATIAVESGEEMLEAMLRDYELQDIVIMSAAVADYRPSVQYDQKQKKIHGPLRIELEETTDILKTLGEQKQHQLLVGFAAETTDVETFAKQKLVRKKADFIVANDVSRSDIGFVSDENEVVVFGKNDSVIRYNQQLKSTLAKALMRQFAEALA from the coding sequence ATGTTAACCAACCGAAACATCCTACTGTGTGTCGGCGGTGGAATCGCTTCCTATAAATCAGCTGCACTCGCTTCAAAACTCGTTCAAGCAGGCGCACATGTCCAAGTCGCGATGACACGCAATGCCCAACAGTTCGTCGGGAAGACGACGTTTGAGGCACTGACACGAAAAGCGGTCTATGACAATGTTTTCATCGAGCATGATCCTTCGAAAATCGCCCACATCGATTTAGCGGACGAAGCGGATTTAATCGTCGTCGCACCAGCGACAGCAAACTTGATCGCAAAACTCGCACACGGAATCGCGGATGATTTCATTACGACGACGATCCTTGCAGCGACGTGTCCCGTCATCGTCGCACCAGCGATGAATGTCAATATGCTCGAACACCCGGCGACAGTTCGAAACATCGAACAATTGAAGCAGGACGGTGTCCAGGTGATTGCACCGGGAGTCGGAAATCTCGCATGTGGTTGGGTCGGAAAAGGACGTCTGCCTGAGCCTGAAGATTTAGTCGCCACATTATCGACCTTCTTTGAAGAAAAGTATCTAGCTGGACGAAAAGTCTTAATTAGTGCAGGACCGACAGTAGAACGGATTGATCCGGTCCGTTACTTGACGAATGATTCTTCAGGGAAAACAGGGATCGCGTTAGCGGAAGCTGCACGAGATGCAGGAGCAGATGTCACGCTCGTTCATGGTCCACTTCGGATTGGGTTACCAACAGGCGTCGCAACGATTGCCGTTGAGTCGGGAGAAGAGATGCTCGAGGCCATGTTACGTGACTATGAGTTGCAAGACATCGTCATCATGTCCGCTGCTGTTGCTGATTATCGACCATCTGTCCAGTACGATCAGAAGCAGAAGAAAATCCACGGACCACTTCGAATTGAACTCGAGGAGACGACCGATATTCTGAAGACGCTCGGTGAGCAGAAACAACATCAGCTATTAGTCGGATTTGCGGCTGAGACGACCGATGTCGAGACGTTCGCGAAACAAAAGCTCGTCCGAAAGAAAGCCGATTTCATCGTCGCAAATGATGTGTCACGATCCGATATCGGGTTCGTCAGTGATGAAAATGAAGTCGTCGTCTTTGGAAAGAACGATTCCGTCATACGGTATAATCAGCAGTTAAAATCGACGCTTGCAAAAGCACTCATGCGTCAATTCGCGGAGGCGTTGGCATGA
- a CDS encoding winged helix-turn-helix transcriptional regulator → MSTEQFPVNRALAIIGGKWRPQLYCTLENGPKRFLELQRAIPGISRKVLTDQLKELERLGMIERIEYDEAVLHVEYKLTDAAFTLQPAMKGLCAWGEGNQLSES, encoded by the coding sequence ATGTCGACAGAACAATTTCCGGTCAATCGGGCGCTCGCCATCATCGGCGGAAAATGGCGTCCACAATTATATTGCACGTTAGAGAACGGTCCGAAACGTTTTTTAGAGTTACAACGTGCGATTCCTGGAATTTCTCGAAAGGTCTTGACCGATCAGCTAAAAGAACTCGAACGACTCGGAATGATTGAACGGATTGAATATGATGAAGCCGTTCTGCACGTCGAATATAAATTGACGGACGCGGCATTCACACTGCAACCTGCCATGAAAGGTTTATGTGCGTGGGGGGAAGGGAATCAACTATCCGAATCCTAA
- a CDS encoding zinc-binding dehydrogenase, with product MKAWLNHSGTAIDQWTFEEVETPTPAEGQALIRVKTVALNPVDYKATNNPAWSFPHIPGVDLAGVVEQIGPGAEVKIGDRVAIHTNLQRNGAFAEFALVDTRALALIPEEVSFAEAAAILCAGMTAYEAIVQKMNTTGKETILIHAGAGGVGGIGIQLAKRLGLSVATTASTENHKWVKQLGADLAIDYKKENVTEVIRDWTNGRGADLIFNTIGRDEATADLGRLAFSGQLAFIAGGPDQSVVKPFTLSPSIHEVALAAAYASEDDRAIRNLGHMASELLKLVAAKELDPLVTEEIPAADIVKGLQRLSERHVRGKIIAKFN from the coding sequence ATGAAAGCATGGTTAAACCACTCAGGCACAGCCATTGATCAATGGACGTTCGAAGAAGTCGAGACACCAACGCCAGCAGAAGGGCAAGCCTTGATTCGTGTCAAGACGGTCGCCTTGAATCCCGTCGACTATAAAGCAACAAACAATCCAGCTTGGTCGTTCCCCCATATTCCAGGTGTTGATTTAGCTGGCGTCGTCGAACAAATCGGACCTGGCGCAGAAGTGAAAATTGGCGATCGTGTAGCGATTCATACGAACTTACAACGCAATGGTGCATTTGCCGAGTTCGCGCTTGTCGATACACGTGCTCTTGCCCTGATTCCGGAAGAGGTTTCTTTTGCAGAAGCAGCCGCGATTTTATGCGCAGGGATGACAGCGTATGAAGCGATCGTTCAAAAAATGAACACGACGGGGAAAGAAACGATTCTTATCCATGCTGGTGCAGGTGGTGTCGGCGGTATCGGTATCCAACTTGCAAAACGGCTTGGTCTTTCCGTCGCGACGACTGCTTCAACGGAAAATCATAAATGGGTTAAGCAACTTGGTGCCGACCTTGCCATCGATTATAAAAAAGAAAATGTAACAGAGGTCATTCGAGACTGGACGAACGGTCGCGGTGCTGACTTGATTTTCAATACGATTGGTCGCGACGAAGCAACAGCGGATCTTGGACGCCTTGCTTTCTCGGGTCAACTTGCTTTCATCGCCGGCGGTCCTGATCAATCCGTCGTCAAACCGTTCACGCTCTCACCATCGATTCACGAAGTGGCACTTGCTGCTGCTTACGCGAGCGAAGATGACCGAGCGATCCGTAACCTTGGACATATGGCAAGCGAATTACTAAAACTTGTCGCAGCAAAAGAACTTGATCCACTCGTCACGGAAGAGATTCCAGCAGCAGATATCGTCAAAGGTTTACAACGTTTATCTGAGCGTCACGTCCGCGGTAAAATCATCGCTAAATTTAATTAA
- a CDS encoding FUSC family protein encodes MKVKFRIGLRTVKTGIAVAIALSISWYVFDIYSGMGAVAAIVAMQPTIHRSFKIVFNRIFGTVLGLICGLAIVATLGANPLTIGLAVVVSLVLNSMIGRTDMSTFAAFAIVLMFESPTADYVHYALSRSLLTVVGVLSAVVVNYIVFPPHYEDRLLLLVKKTTQQLMEDWRSLVQDDGRLLAVRKQILKHEEMMLMLQEDQKYPLVASGQSEAFIRLKELVDLEDKLLVLLESIASHRDIPMTEEQEKTLGQEIDFLLSHHYDVIFSHERKQAMFSFDQELSEAKDIIHGHLLDYREQLEKMK; translated from the coding sequence GTGAAGGTGAAATTTCGGATTGGACTACGAACGGTTAAAACAGGAATCGCAGTTGCTATCGCTCTCAGTATCTCCTGGTACGTCTTTGATATTTACTCCGGCATGGGCGCCGTAGCGGCCATCGTTGCGATGCAGCCAACGATCCATCGCTCGTTCAAAATCGTCTTCAACCGAATTTTTGGAACGGTGCTCGGTTTGATATGTGGTCTTGCAATCGTCGCGACACTTGGGGCAAATCCATTAACGATTGGACTTGCTGTCGTCGTCTCACTCGTGCTCAATTCGATGATTGGAAGAACCGATATGTCGACGTTCGCTGCTTTTGCGATCGTATTGATGTTCGAAAGCCCGACTGCCGATTATGTACACTATGCTTTATCACGGTCATTATTGACCGTCGTCGGTGTATTATCTGCTGTCGTCGTCAATTACATTGTCTTCCCACCACATTATGAGGATCGCTTATTGTTACTCGTCAAAAAAACGACGCAACAGTTGATGGAAGATTGGCGAAGTTTAGTGCAAGACGATGGGCGCTTGCTTGCTGTGCGTAAACAAATCCTCAAACATGAAGAGATGATGTTGATGCTACAAGAAGATCAAAAATATCCGTTAGTGGCAAGTGGTCAAAGTGAAGCATTCATTCGGTTGAAGGAACTCGTCGATCTCGAGGACAAATTGCTCGTCTTACTTGAAAGCATTGCGAGTCATCGAGACATCCCGATGACAGAAGAACAGGAAAAGACGCTCGGTCAGGAAATCGATTTTTTACTCAGTCATCATTATGATGTCATCTTCTCGCATGAACGAAAACAAGCGATGTTTTCATTTGATCAAGAATTAAGTGAAGCCAAAGACATCATTCATGGGCATCTGCTCGATTACCGGGAACAATTAGAAAAAATGAAATGA
- a CDS encoding GNAT family N-acetyltransferase has translation MVTHYRDYEQFKMVVLPFLLKRPDTHQLILGILERGDEPLLMATAQEGDRRLVILQTIPEQAIVAGDVFSKEGIRKLARILDSPGFVGEQSILDPLLLPHSIYDVHMEQGMYALTKVVMPRIPEGVIFQEIPKQEARHAIQFATGFLNEVESRPSDRQLTQLHQSMTRHIEQGSLFGVFSGSMLVAMAAATRPTQTGITISYVYTPKELRGNGYASYLVAKLSEHLLQSYPVVTLYTDWSNQTANKIYQHVGFELVGRSLHIKKQARYR, from the coding sequence ATGGTGACGCATTATCGTGATTATGAACAATTCAAAATGGTCGTCCTCCCGTTTCTGCTTAAACGTCCAGATACGCATCAGTTGATTCTAGGTATATTGGAACGGGGAGATGAGCCGCTCCTGATGGCAACGGCACAAGAAGGCGATCGACGCCTTGTCATTTTACAAACGATACCGGAGCAAGCGATTGTCGCAGGCGATGTGTTTTCAAAGGAAGGGATTCGAAAGCTAGCGCGTATTTTGGATAGTCCAGGGTTCGTTGGAGAACAGTCGATCTTAGATCCACTTTTATTGCCGCATTCGATCTATGACGTGCATATGGAGCAGGGCATGTATGCCTTGACGAAGGTAGTGATGCCGCGCATACCTGAAGGTGTCATTTTCCAAGAGATCCCGAAACAAGAAGCACGACATGCGATCCAGTTTGCGACGGGTTTTTTGAACGAAGTTGAATCGCGACCGTCTGATCGACAACTCACGCAACTCCATCAGTCGATGACGCGACACATCGAACAAGGAAGTTTGTTCGGAGTGTTTAGTGGATCAATGCTCGTCGCAATGGCAGCAGCAACGCGTCCGACACAAACAGGTATTACGATCTCTTATGTCTATACTCCAAAAGAACTACGTGGAAATGGATATGCTTCTTACCTTGTAGCTAAACTCTCTGAACACTTGCTACAATCTTACCCAGTCGTGACGCTCTATACAGATTGGTCGAATCAGACGGCGAATAAGATTTATCAACATGTGGGATTCGAGTTAGTCGGACGATCCTTACATATCAAGAAACAAGCTCGCTATCGATGA
- the priA gene encoding primosomal protein N', producing the protein MIAEVIVDVAAATVDRPFDYAVPELWQELIVPGMRVEVPFGPRALLGIVVGTKATSDLTNVKEIVRVLDETPTYTEELLELSAYLSETTLCFQATALLAMLPAALKVSYDKLVIVESGPLRIYHGKKMSQLPTEVQQIVLTAAKQAEVTLQPVIREKKTSKTDKRIRLLEEQATFTKQASQQAALYTYIQEFPNALWSEVKQATGATSATLNALEKKHIIQVETIDVRRNPYEHLVQDIFVPSSLTEKQQEAVSAITAEAETGTFLLHGVTGSGKTEVYLESIHAQLERGRQAILLVPEISLTPMMVKRFKRRFGERVAVLHSGLSLGEKYDEWRKIAQGEVDVVVGARSAVFAPLTNIGIIILDEEHETTYKQEENPRYHTRDVAKWRAAYHRCPVVLGSATPLLETYARAQKGVYRYLPLRERFGGELPPVDIVDMRKELERGNRTPFSLALVEGIKERIERGEQTVLLLNRRGYTTFVLCRDCGETLQCPHCAVNLTYHQHEDRLKCHYCGFEAAMPKTCPSCESTKIRQFGTGTQKIEEELAHLIPEARIIRMDQDTTSRKGAHEKLLDAFERKEGNILLGTQMIAKGLDFPNVTLVGVIAADATLGIPDFRASERTFQLITQVSGRAGRGQLAGQSIIQTYNPEHYVIQTAKQHDFETFYKREMQLRKLGGHPPFWFLGLITVSAAHPLEAQAEAQQIATELRAFESEDLVVNGPFDAPLARLKNMYRQQVLIKHKGQEDVRTHLRDILSRRQKSKTQVAIDLNPFVFM; encoded by the coding sequence ATGATTGCCGAAGTCATTGTTGACGTCGCGGCAGCAACGGTCGATCGTCCGTTTGATTACGCTGTTCCGGAACTCTGGCAAGAGTTGATCGTTCCCGGGATGCGGGTCGAAGTGCCATTCGGTCCACGCGCGCTGCTTGGAATCGTCGTCGGAACGAAAGCAACGTCTGATTTGACGAACGTTAAAGAAATCGTCCGTGTTCTCGATGAAACGCCAACCTATACGGAGGAATTGCTCGAATTATCGGCTTATCTATCGGAAACGACATTGTGTTTTCAAGCGACGGCGCTACTTGCGATGCTGCCTGCTGCCTTAAAGGTGAGTTATGATAAACTGGTCATAGTAGAATCAGGTCCCCTGCGGATCTATCACGGTAAGAAAATGAGTCAATTGCCAACGGAAGTGCAGCAAATCGTCTTGACGGCAGCGAAGCAAGCTGAAGTGACACTTCAGCCAGTCATTCGCGAAAAAAAGACATCTAAAACGGATAAACGAATCCGTCTTCTTGAGGAACAGGCAACCTTTACGAAACAAGCGAGCCAACAAGCGGCGCTCTATACCTATATCCAAGAATTCCCGAACGCTCTATGGAGTGAAGTGAAGCAGGCAACGGGAGCAACGAGTGCAACATTGAATGCACTCGAGAAAAAACACATCATTCAAGTCGAGACGATCGATGTGCGACGGAATCCGTATGAACATCTCGTCCAAGATATTTTTGTTCCGTCTTCTTTAACAGAAAAACAACAGGAAGCTGTCTCGGCGATTACGGCTGAAGCAGAGACCGGGACATTCTTGTTACATGGTGTGACAGGAAGCGGGAAAACAGAAGTGTATCTTGAGTCGATTCATGCACAACTCGAGCGCGGTAGACAAGCAATCCTGCTCGTCCCTGAGATCAGTCTGACGCCGATGATGGTCAAACGGTTCAAACGCCGTTTTGGCGAACGTGTTGCCGTCCTGCATAGTGGATTATCTCTCGGAGAAAAGTATGATGAATGGCGTAAGATTGCCCAAGGCGAAGTCGATGTCGTCGTTGGAGCACGCTCCGCTGTCTTTGCACCGCTAACGAACATCGGAATCATCATTCTCGATGAAGAACATGAAACGACCTATAAACAAGAAGAAAATCCACGCTATCATACTCGGGATGTTGCGAAGTGGCGAGCAGCCTATCATCGTTGTCCGGTTGTACTGGGTAGTGCGACGCCATTACTTGAGACGTATGCACGGGCACAAAAAGGGGTCTATCGCTATTTACCGCTTCGTGAACGCTTCGGTGGGGAATTACCGCCTGTTGACATCGTTGATATGCGCAAGGAACTCGAACGGGGCAATCGTACCCCGTTCAGTCTCGCATTAGTGGAAGGCATCAAAGAACGAATCGAACGCGGCGAACAGACGGTTTTACTTCTGAACCGTCGCGGGTATACGACGTTCGTCTTATGTCGGGATTGTGGAGAGACGTTGCAATGTCCGCATTGTGCGGTCAATTTAACGTACCATCAGCATGAAGATCGACTGAAGTGCCACTATTGTGGGTTTGAAGCCGCAATGCCGAAAACGTGTCCGTCCTGTGAATCGACGAAAATTCGTCAGTTCGGAACCGGTACGCAAAAGATCGAGGAAGAGTTGGCACATTTGATTCCGGAAGCACGGATCATCCGGATGGACCAGGATACGACGTCGCGTAAAGGGGCGCATGAGAAGTTACTCGATGCCTTTGAACGCAAAGAAGGAAACATTCTGCTTGGAACCCAGATGATCGCAAAAGGTCTCGACTTTCCGAATGTCACGCTCGTTGGAGTGATTGCTGCTGATGCGACGCTTGGTATTCCGGATTTTCGGGCAAGTGAACGCACGTTCCAGTTGATCACTCAAGTGTCCGGTCGTGCCGGACGGGGGCAACTCGCCGGTCAATCAATCATCCAGACGTACAATCCGGAACATTACGTTATTCAGACTGCTAAACAGCATGATTTTGAAACGTTCTATAAACGAGAGATGCAGTTACGAAAGCTCGGTGGGCATCCACCATTTTGGTTCCTTGGTCTGATTACAGTATCAGCGGCGCATCCACTCGAAGCACAAGCAGAGGCACAGCAAATCGCTACCGAGCTTCGTGCCTTTGAATCTGAGGATTTAGTCGTCAATGGACCGTTTGATGCACCGCTCGCTCGACTGAAAAATATGTACCGGCAACAGGTCTTAATTAAACATAAAGGACAGGAGGATGTCCGGACACATCTCCGTGATATCTTATCCCGTCGTCAAAAATCAAAAACACAAGTCGCGATTGACTTGAATCCATTTGTATTCATGTGA
- a CDS encoding metal-dependent hydrolase has translation MKLTYHGQSTVTIETNGHHLVIDPFFSGNEKATTNPDDVKADFILLTHAHADHMLDAERIAKATGATIIATHELATYLSFKGLNVHPMNLGGQFEFPFGKVKMTQAFHSSSIIDEEKQTITYMGMPAGFLLTIEGKEIYHAGDTALFGDLALYGAHHEIDLAFLPIGDNFTMGPDDALIAADMLQAKAVVPIHYDTFDLIKQDAKAFSEKIEAQGQTGHPLAIGESLEL, from the coding sequence ATGAAGCTAACTTATCACGGACAGTCAACTGTAACGATTGAGACGAACGGGCATCACCTCGTCATCGATCCATTCTTTAGTGGCAATGAAAAAGCGACGACGAATCCCGATGACGTCAAGGCAGACTTTATTTTGTTAACACATGCCCATGCCGATCATATGCTTGATGCGGAACGTATTGCAAAAGCAACCGGTGCGACAATCATCGCAACGCATGAACTAGCGACGTATTTGAGCTTTAAAGGACTCAATGTCCATCCAATGAACCTCGGCGGACAGTTTGAATTCCCATTTGGTAAAGTCAAGATGACGCAGGCATTCCATTCATCAAGTATCATCGATGAGGAAAAGCAAACAATTACGTATATGGGGATGCCGGCTGGTTTCTTGCTGACGATTGAAGGCAAAGAAATCTATCATGCTGGTGATACGGCACTATTCGGGGATTTAGCCCTTTACGGTGCACATCACGAAATCGATTTAGCCTTTTTACCGATTGGTGATAACTTCACGATGGGACCGGATGACGCGTTGATTGCAGCAGATATGTTGCAAGCCAAAGCCGTCGTACCCATCCATTACGATACATTTGATTTAATTAAACAAGATGCAAAAGCGTTCTCTGAAAAAATTGAAGCGCAAGGTCAAACAGGTCATCCACTTGCAATCGGAGAATCACTCGAACTGTAA
- the rpoZ gene encoding DNA-directed RNA polymerase subunit omega produces the protein MLYPSVDKLQKKVPSKYTIVTVAAKRARQIQDGKRVKVMNPKSHKPVGKALEELYFEEVTVTNQPQD, from the coding sequence ATGTTATATCCATCAGTTGATAAGCTTCAAAAGAAAGTACCATCGAAATATACAATCGTTACAGTTGCCGCTAAGCGTGCGCGTCAAATCCAAGACGGGAAACGCGTGAAAGTCATGAACCCAAAATCGCATAAACCGGTCGGGAAAGCTTTAGAAGAGCTTTATTTCGAAGAAGTAACCGTCACGAACCAACCGCAAGACTAA
- the gmk gene encoding guanylate kinase, with protein sequence MFKERGLLLVLSGPSGVGKGTVCRALREDQDNDLHYSVSCTTRQPREGEVDGVHYFFKSREEFEEMIANNQLLEYAEFVGNYYGTPVEWVNQILDEGKDVILEIEVQGAMQVKEHFPEAVFLFLAPPSLQELRNRLVGRGTESEEVIKQRLLVAKEEIEMMDAYDYVVTNDEIHKACDRIQAIVTAEHCSRERVASLYKKAMEVK encoded by the coding sequence ATTTTCAAAGAGCGTGGCTTATTACTCGTATTATCTGGTCCAAGTGGTGTCGGAAAGGGAACGGTCTGTCGTGCCTTGCGCGAAGATCAGGATAATGATCTGCATTACTCGGTATCCTGTACGACGCGCCAACCGCGCGAAGGAGAAGTAGATGGTGTTCATTACTTCTTTAAATCGCGTGAAGAATTCGAAGAGATGATTGCGAACAATCAACTCTTGGAATATGCTGAATTCGTAGGGAACTATTATGGAACACCAGTTGAATGGGTGAACCAGATCCTAGATGAAGGAAAAGACGTCATTCTCGAAATCGAAGTTCAAGGGGCCATGCAGGTCAAAGAACATTTTCCTGAAGCTGTCTTCTTATTCCTTGCACCTCCAAGCCTCCAAGAATTACGGAACCGCCTCGTAGGGCGTGGGACGGAATCGGAGGAAGTCATTAAGCAACGTCTTCTCGTCGCTAAAGAAGAGATCGAGATGATGGATGCGTATGACTATGTCGTGACGAACGACGAAATTCATAAAGCCTGTGATCGTATTCAAGCAATCGTCACAGCGGAACATTGCAGTCGGGAACGTGTCGCGTCCCTATATAAAAAAGCCATGGAGGTTAAGTGA
- a CDS encoding lactoylglutathione lyase family protein gives MTYPRNFSHIGLSVPNLDEAVRFYQEVMGWYIIMEPSDVLEDDSAIGVMCTDVFGAGWNKFRIAHMATGDRIGIELFEFPNNEQPENNFEFWKTGIFHYAIQDPDVEGLVEKIVAHGGKQRMPIREYYPGDKPYRMVYCEDPFGNLVEIYSHSYELTYSEGAY, from the coding sequence ATGACGTATCCACGTAATTTTTCTCACATCGGTCTTTCTGTACCGAATCTCGACGAAGCCGTTCGTTTTTATCAAGAGGTGATGGGCTGGTATATCATCATGGAACCATCTGATGTCCTCGAAGATGATTCTGCCATCGGTGTCATGTGTACGGATGTCTTTGGTGCAGGATGGAACAAGTTCCGGATTGCCCACATGGCGACAGGTGATCGCATCGGGATTGAACTGTTTGAGTTCCCAAACAATGAGCAACCAGAGAACAACTTCGAATTCTGGAAAACAGGTATCTTCCATTATGCGATCCAAGATCCAGACGTCGAAGGACTCGTTGAAAAAATCGTCGCCCATGGGGGTAAACAACGGATGCCGATCCGTGAGTACTACCCGGGAGACAAGCCTTACCGGATGGTCTACTGTGAGGATCCGTTCGGTAACCTCGTCGAAATTTACTCTCACTCATATGAACTGACGTATTCGGAAGGAGCGTATTAA